CGCCGGATTGCCGTGGCCCTTGCCGACGATGTCGAACGATTGCAGCAGGGGCACGCCGGCCTTCATCATGGTCGCGAGCTGGCGCGTGAACATGGTCAGGTCCTTGTCCGTGATCTTGCGGCCGCTGCGGTAGACCTTCTTCTTGACCTTGGTGACCATGATGCCCTGGCGGCGCAGGGTCACGTTGACGATCGCTTCGCCGCCGGCGCGCACTTCACCGCGCACGACGCGGCCGGTCTTGTCCTTGCCTTCCCAGGCGTACACGTTTTCCTTGACCTGTGCGCCGCGGCTCTTGGGTTGAGGGGCAGTTGCCATTCTTCGTTGTCCTGTTTGCCGTGCTTATTCGTTGGTGCAGCCAAGCACTTCTTCAAGGCTGGTCAGTCCCTGCTTCACTTTCATCAGGCCCGAGCGGCGCAGCGAGTTCACGCCTTCCTTCTCGGCCTGGGCCGCGATCTGCATCGCGTTGCCGCTGGCCAGGATCAGCGCCTCGATCGCAGGCGAGATCGGCATGATCTGGTAGATGCCCACGCGGCCCTTGTAGCCCGAGCCCAGGCAGCGGTCGCAGCCGACCGGGCCATAGGGCTTCCAGTCGCCGTCCAGGTCGCCTTCGCGGTAGCCGGCGGCCAGCAGGGCCTCGTGGCTGATCTCGAGCGGCTGCTTGCAGCTGCACAGGCGGCGCGCCAGGCGCTGGGCAGTGATCAGGATCACCGACGAGGCGATGTTGAACGGCGCCACGCCCATGTTCATCAGGCGCGTCAGCGTCGACGGCGCATCGTTGGTGTGCAGGGTCGAGAACACCATGTGGCCGGTTTGCGCGGCCTTGATCGCGATGTCGGCCGTTTCCAGGTCGCGGATCTCGCCGACCATGATGATGTCGGGATCCTGGCGCAGGAAGGATTTCAGCGCCACCGGGAAGGTCAGGCCGGCCTTTTCGTTGACGTTGACCTGGTTCACGCCCGGCAGGTTGATCTCGGCCGGGTCTTCCGCGGTCGAGATATTAATGCCGGGCTTGTTCAGCAGGTTCAGGCAGCTGTACAGCGACACCGTCTTGCCGGAACCGGTCGGGCCGGTCACCAGCACCATGCCATAAGGGCGGGCGATCGCATCCAGCAGCAGCGCCTTCTGGTCCGGGTCGTAGCCGAGCGCGTCGATGCCCATCTGGGCCTGGGTCGCGTCCAGGATACGCATGACGGTCTTTTCGCCGAACAGCGTCGGCAGGGTGCTGACGCGGAAATCGATGGTGCGCGTGGCGGACAGGATCAGGCGCATGCGGCCATCCTGCGGCACCCGCTTTTCGGCGATGTCCAGCCGCGCCAGCACCTTGATGCGCGAGACCAGCTTTTCGCGGATCGACAGCGGCGGCGTGGCGTGGTCGCGCAGCACGCCGTCCACGCGCAGGCGGATGCGGTAGAACTTTTCGAACGGCTCGAAGTGGATGTCGGATGCGCCCATCTGCACCGCGTCCATCAGGATCTTGTTCAGGAAGCGCACGATCGGCGCGTCCTCGACGTCGTTGGCGGTGTCGACCGCCGCCGTCGCCGGCTGGTCTTCGTCGGCGAACTCGATGTCGGCGTCGTCGCCGACCAGGTCGTTCAAGTCCTGCTCGGCGCCCTTGGCGATCGCGGCAAGCAGCGCCAGCAGGGCGTCGTGCGGCACGATCACCGGCTCGACCGTGGCTTCGCTCTGGAACTTGATCTGGTCGAGGGCCTGGTTATTGGTCGGGTCGGACAGCGCCACCGACAGCTTGTTGCCGCGCTTGGCCAGCGCGATCACGCGCTGGGCCTGCATCAGCTTGCCGTCAATGGCGCTGGGGGGCAGCGATTCCGGTGCGAAAGCGGACAGGTCGAACAGCGGATAGCCGAAGGTCTCGGCGCAGAACGCGGCCAGCGCGCGCGGTTCGATCACGCCGCTGGCGAGCACGACGTCGATGAAGGCGGTCTTTTCCTGGACAGCTTTCTTTTGCAACATGTCCGCCTGCGCGGCACCCAGGCGATTGGCCTGGACCAGCGCGCGCGCGAGGCCCGACAACGGGGTGCCGGTGGTCGTGTTGGGAAGGACTGCTGCCATAAGCGTCGTGTAGGAACCTCAGGAGTAACGACAAGGGCGCCGGGCATGCCGGCGGACCCAAGGGATCATGCCTACAGGCACTAAATTTGTAAAGGATTTGGTGCGTGCGAGATGCGTCCGTACCACGTGGACGAATTGGCATTCCGGGCAGGATCGCCCGGAATGGATGGGCAGGTATTGCGTTGCTTCGAGTGGACCGCGTTAAGCTTGATGAAACAATCTTGGCAAGGATTTCACGGTCGTGGTCGGTTCGGAAACCTGCAGCCTGAACACCGCCAATGCCTCTGTCAACTGCCCGGTCTGGTCGGTCAGCGATTCGGCCGCGGCCGATGCTTCTTCCACCAACGCGGCGTTCTGCTGCGTCATCTCGTCGATGCCGCCGAGCGCACGGCCGATGTCTTCGATGCCCGCGTGCTGGCGCGTGCCGGCCTCGCCGATCTCGCGCATGATCGCCTGCACCTTGCGCACCGCCTCCACGATCTGCTCCATGGTCGCGCCGGCTTCGCCCACCAGCGCCGTGCCGGCGCCGACCTTGGCCACCGAGTCGCCGATCAATTCCTTGATCTCCTTCGCAGCCGCCGCCGAGCGCTGGGCCAGCGTGCGCACCTCGGACGCGACCACTGCGAAGCCGCGGCCCTGCTCGCCGGCGCGCGCCGCTTCGACCGCCGCGTTAAGCGCCAGGATATTGGTCTGGAAGGCAATGCCGTCGATGGTCGCGATGATCTCGACGATCTTCTTCGACGCGGCGTCGATGTCGCCCATCGTGGCCACCACGCCGCCCACCACTTCGCCGCCGCGGGTGGCGATGCTGGTGGCGCTGGCCACCAGGGCGTTGGCCTGGCCGGCGTTGGCGGCGTTCTCGCGCACCGCGCCGGTCAGCGCTTCCATCGCGCGCGTGGTGCGGTCCAGGTTGGCGGCCTGCGATTCGGTGCGCTGCGCCAGGTCGGCGTTGCCGCTGGCGATCTCGGTGCTGGCGCTGGCGATGGTGGTGGCCGAGTCCTTGATGCCGGCCACCAGCGTCGCCAGGCGCGCGCGCATCTCGTCGAGCGCGGCCAGCAGGCTGCCCTGGTCGTTGGCATCGACGCGGATCTCCATTGCCAGGTCGCCGGCGGCCACCGCCTGCGCGATCTCGCGCGCATAGGCCGGCTCGCCGCCCAGCTGCTGCCAGATGGTGCGCACCACGAACCACGACACCAGCGCCAGCGCCGCGATCACGAGCACGGCGCTGGCGATCATGACGACCAGCGACTTGCGCACGCTGTCCTGGCTGGCGGCGATGCCGGCCGCGAACTGGCGCTGGGCGGCGTCGGTCGTCTTGGCCAGGTCGGCGTTCAGGGCCGCCAGGGCGGCCTGCATCCGGCCGACCGTCGATTGCGGGTCGCCTTGCTCCATCTCGAGCATGATGCGGGCCGACGACAGGGCCGGGGCATAATAGGCGTCGAACGCCTTCTTCAGGCGGACGCCGGTTTCCTGCTGGCCGGCGATCTGTCCCAGACGGTCCATGCTGGCGCGCACCTTGTCGGCCTGCGCGTTCAACTGGTCGAGGCGCGCCTTGTCGCCTTCGGTCACGGCATCGGTCAGGCCATCGGTCACGGCGGCGATCTCGAGCGACAGCGTCTTGGAGACATCCATCAGCGGATAGTCGACCGCCCCGGTGGTCGTGATCGACGCCAGCGCGCCGTTCGCGATGACCACGCTGGCGCCGGCCCCGAGGCCGAAGATGATGGCGGAAATGACGGGCAGTGCCCAGATCCTGCGCTTGATGCTCATGGTGTCTCCGGAAAATGCGTGAACCGCCGCGCGGCATGGGGCCGACGGCGGTCGGGGGGGCTTACTGGGCGCTGTACACGACCTTGACGGTCGCATCGACCGCGCTCTTGTCGATGTAGCCGATAGCCTTTGGATTGGCGGCGACGGCGGCCTTGACGGCGGCGCTGTCGGCGACTTCCTTCGGCATCGTGGCCTTGCCGGTAAACACCAGCTTCGACCACAGCGCCTTGACCTGCGAGGCGTCCTTGTCGGTCACCTTCTTGTAGAACTCGGCGCGCAGGGGCGTGCCGTCCGGCTGGTCGATCGGCGTCATGGCCGTCGAGCGGCCGAGGAAGAACTGGGCGACCTGCTCCTTGCCCAGCGTGCTCTCGGCGGCTTTCGGATTGACTACCACCACCACCTCGGCCAAGGCCGGCAGGGACATGAGACTCGCGGCCGCGCAGGCGGCCAGCATGAACTTGTTCATGGCCGCTCCTTCAGAACACGACGTCGAGGGCGACGGCGCCCACGGTCACCGGGCCGTTGAAGCCCGGCTCGGCATGGATGAACAGGCCGTTGCCGGTCGGCTTGATGCGGTCGATCTGCACTTTCAGCGCCATCGAGCGATAGAAGTCCCAGCGCACGCCGATGGTATCGGTGGTCTGCTCGCCCTGGCCGACGCCGGTGGTCGGCAGGCGGCGCACGCCGTTACCGAGTTGCATCAGGGTCGGGGTGCAGGCGGCCGGGTAGCCGGCCGGGCAGGCCGCGGGCACGGTGTTCTCGATACTGTCGTCGATCCTGAGTTCAGACCGCGTGTAATAGGGCAGGAACTTGCCGATGCGGTAGCCGCCCATCAGGTACCAGGAACTGGTGTCGTTGATATAGGTGTCGGTCTTGCGCTTGGCGAACTCGGTCTGCAGCACGA
This portion of the Telluria beijingensis genome encodes:
- a CDS encoding methyl-accepting chemotaxis protein, which translates into the protein MSIKRRIWALPVISAIIFGLGAGASVVIANGALASITTTGAVDYPLMDVSKTLSLEIAAVTDGLTDAVTEGDKARLDQLNAQADKVRASMDRLGQIAGQQETGVRLKKAFDAYYAPALSSARIMLEMEQGDPQSTVGRMQAALAALNADLAKTTDAAQRQFAAGIAASQDSVRKSLVVMIASAVLVIAALALVSWFVVRTIWQQLGGEPAYAREIAQAVAAGDLAMEIRVDANDQGSLLAALDEMRARLATLVAGIKDSATTIASASTEIASGNADLAQRTESQAANLDRTTRAMEALTGAVRENAANAGQANALVASATSIATRGGEVVGGVVATMGDIDAASKKIVEIIATIDGIAFQTNILALNAAVEAARAGEQGRGFAVVASEVRTLAQRSAAAAKEIKELIGDSVAKVGAGTALVGEAGATMEQIVEAVRKVQAIMREIGEAGTRQHAGIEDIGRALGGIDEMTQQNAALVEEASAAAESLTDQTGQLTEALAVFRLQVSEPTTTVKSLPRLFHQA
- the pilB gene encoding type IV-A pilus assembly ATPase PilB, producing MAAVLPNTTTGTPLSGLARALVQANRLGAAQADMLQKKAVQEKTAFIDVVLASGVIEPRALAAFCAETFGYPLFDLSAFAPESLPPSAIDGKLMQAQRVIALAKRGNKLSVALSDPTNNQALDQIKFQSEATVEPVIVPHDALLALLAAIAKGAEQDLNDLVGDDADIEFADEDQPATAAVDTANDVEDAPIVRFLNKILMDAVQMGASDIHFEPFEKFYRIRLRVDGVLRDHATPPLSIREKLVSRIKVLARLDIAEKRVPQDGRMRLILSATRTIDFRVSTLPTLFGEKTVMRILDATQAQMGIDALGYDPDQKALLLDAIARPYGMVLVTGPTGSGKTVSLYSCLNLLNKPGINISTAEDPAEINLPGVNQVNVNEKAGLTFPVALKSFLRQDPDIIMVGEIRDLETADIAIKAAQTGHMVFSTLHTNDAPSTLTRLMNMGVAPFNIASSVILITAQRLARRLCSCKQPLEISHEALLAAGYREGDLDGDWKPYGPVGCDRCLGSGYKGRVGIYQIMPISPAIEALILASGNAMQIAAQAEKEGVNSLRRSGLMKVKQGLTSLEEVLGCTNE